In Escherichia ruysiae, a genomic segment contains:
- a CDS encoding type VI secretion system accessory protein TagJ: protein MTSNNVLPATLSALLRNYSVAEGIQMAEQQVKMHPTKALHRHSLFQLLCVIGYWSRALQQIQLCARLDANYTREAQVFGELIRCEIYRQSCFHGEQRPGFILPPPVWMEDLLVALACNAHGKTSDADAHRSHAFETITDTAGQWNGGTFDWISDSDSRTGPVLELVTGGMYIWLPLSQIRSLKSPPPASLTDLIWKPVNITLHNGDVHGAWLFSRYSGSEKASDTLCLCRKTVWQDGSGETLVQALGQKMWLTSHGDISLLDLSTCTFNSPEGQDA from the coding sequence ATGACAAGCAATAACGTGCTACCGGCTACCTTGTCGGCACTGCTGCGGAATTATTCTGTAGCGGAAGGTATTCAGATGGCTGAGCAACAAGTAAAGATGCACCCAACTAAGGCTTTACATCGGCACAGCCTGTTTCAGTTATTGTGCGTGATCGGCTACTGGTCACGAGCGCTGCAACAAATCCAACTGTGCGCCCGACTGGACGCAAATTATACCCGAGAAGCGCAGGTATTTGGGGAGTTGATTCGCTGTGAGATATACCGCCAGTCCTGCTTTCATGGTGAACAACGTCCCGGCTTTATTCTCCCTCCGCCCGTCTGGATGGAGGATCTGCTTGTCGCCCTCGCCTGTAACGCCCATGGTAAAACGTCAGATGCCGATGCCCACCGCAGCCACGCGTTTGAGACCATAACAGACACTGCCGGACAGTGGAATGGCGGCACATTTGACTGGATAAGCGACAGCGACTCCCGTACCGGCCCAGTGCTGGAACTGGTCACTGGTGGCATGTATATCTGGCTGCCGCTTTCGCAAATTCGCTCACTGAAATCGCCCCCGCCAGCGAGTCTGACCGATCTGATCTGGAAACCCGTCAATATCACACTTCACAATGGTGATGTGCATGGTGCCTGGCTATTTTCCCGCTACAGCGGTTCAGAAAAAGCCTCCGATACCCTGTGTCTGTGCCGCAAAACCGTCTGGCAGGATGGTTCCGGAGAAACCCTGGTACAGGCTCTGGGGCAAAAAATGTGGCTCACCAGCCACGGAGATATCAGCCTGCTGGATTTGAGCACCTGCACCTTTAATTCACCTGAAGGCCAAGA
- the tagK gene encoding type VI secretion system-associated protein TagK has product MKRNISWGLQKIQAHGVTDSTIYATAGTQIIFTVNAPWLPVFEVDENAKIALSLTRHEEAWWIINQSDEYCCTVNDQIVEPHHRMRLNEGDLIEWGLSSWCLVRNNPTSLTPREEKTTPQTAVSLETISEYLDLDWFRQQQRQSQNPFDIIPVHGTVATEGTPETDNPLTLLYQEYRQALLSPEQDIHRYADPFPLNEEAVTLDLASLRNLTTEADSLQDMVTGGLSIDAILDVLDTTGEGETIWPTETVLPDILHLLSPEYASEMVHSAVLPDLTQREHRIIGIDSHYRVNPVQHGDIYHDKQ; this is encoded by the coding sequence ATGAAACGAAATATTTCCTGGGGACTACAAAAAATACAGGCGCACGGGGTTACCGATAGCACAATTTACGCGACTGCAGGAACACAGATTATCTTCACCGTCAACGCGCCCTGGCTTCCTGTTTTTGAGGTGGATGAGAATGCGAAAATTGCTCTCAGCCTGACTCGCCACGAAGAGGCGTGGTGGATAATCAATCAGTCCGATGAATATTGTTGCACGGTAAATGATCAGATTGTCGAGCCGCATCACCGTATGCGCCTGAATGAAGGGGATCTGATTGAATGGGGATTATCTTCCTGGTGTCTTGTTCGTAACAATCCGACGTCTCTTACTCCACGTGAGGAAAAGACGACACCACAGACTGCTGTTTCGCTGGAAACAATAAGCGAATATCTCGATCTTGACTGGTTTCGACAACAGCAACGGCAGTCGCAAAATCCGTTTGATATCATTCCGGTTCATGGCACAGTCGCCACCGAAGGCACCCCAGAAACAGATAACCCACTAACCCTACTTTACCAGGAATACCGCCAGGCATTATTGTCCCCTGAACAAGATATCCATCGTTATGCCGATCCATTTCCCCTTAATGAAGAGGCAGTTACGCTGGATCTGGCCTCATTGCGCAATCTGACCACTGAAGCTGATTCATTGCAGGATATGGTCACAGGAGGGTTAAGCATTGACGCTATTCTCGATGTCCTGGATACCACCGGCGAAGGAGAAACGATCTGGCCTACCGAAACGGTTCTCCCCGATATTCTGCACTTGCTTTCCCCGGAATACGCATCGGAAATGGTGCATAGCGCCGTCTTACCCGATCTGACACAACGTGAGCACCGCATCATTGGCATTGACAGCCATTACCGGGTAAACCCGGTACAACACGGAGATATCTATCATGACAAGCAATAA
- the tssH gene encoding type VI secretion system ATPase TssH, whose translation MDTPVSRSALYGKLTKPLFRSLESATTFCKLRANPYVELTHWLHQLIQQPENDIHHVLRHYQITSFDVENALIQQLDILPAGASVISDFSHHIDLSVEKAWMLASIRFGDHKIRSGWLLLAWLTTPELYRVLKNICAPLAGLPVNELLDILPSLISSSPEISEIPYDGSDLNSAVPGESSQAFSSKSAGSKSALAKYCQDLTAQAREGGIDPVTGREHEIRTMTDILLRRRQNNPLLTGEAGVGKTAVVEGFALAIAEGEVPPSLRNVRLLSLDVGALLAGASMKGEFESRLKALLEEAACSPQPVILFVDEVHTLVGAGGTSGTGDAANLLKPALARGSLRTIGATTWSEYKRHIEKDPALTRRFQVLQVAEPEEAAAVEMVRGLVTTLEKHHSVLILDEAVRAAVQLSHRYIPARQLPDKAISLLDTAAARVALSLHTPPANIQFLRQRLKAAEMEQELLLKQEKMGIRAERGDTLASQIISLKRELFDADERWQQELELVNRLQEQRAAETSERDEITLQQSEAALRVWQGENPIVFPEVNAAVVAAIVSDWTGIPAGRMVKDEASQILELPARLAQRVTGQMDALAQIGERIQTARAGLGDPRKPVGVFLLAGPSGVGKTETALALAEAIYGGEQNLITINMSEFQESHTVSTLKGAPPGYVGYGEGGVLTEAVRRHPWSVVLLDEIEKAHHDVHELFYQVFDKGAMEDGEGVHIDFKNTTLLLTTNAGAELISQLYEDPALMPDSAGLKEALMPELRKHFPAAFLGRVTVIPYLPLDEKARGVIARLHLGRLMDRMAEQHSVSLIYGDELITHIVAHCPMHETGARLLIGYIEQHILPQLSRYWLQAMTEKTAITQICIRVDEDEQIIFETD comes from the coding sequence ATGGACACTCCTGTTTCACGCAGTGCACTATATGGAAAGCTAACAAAACCTTTATTCAGGTCTTTGGAGTCTGCGACAACGTTCTGTAAATTACGCGCTAATCCTTATGTCGAACTAACGCATTGGTTGCATCAGCTAATACAACAACCAGAGAATGATATTCACCATGTTCTTCGGCATTACCAAATAACATCTTTTGATGTAGAGAATGCGTTAATTCAGCAATTGGATATATTGCCTGCCGGAGCTAGCGTAATTAGCGATTTTTCCCACCATATAGATCTTTCTGTTGAAAAAGCCTGGATGTTGGCAAGCATCCGTTTTGGCGATCACAAAATTCGTAGCGGATGGTTACTACTAGCCTGGTTAACCACACCAGAATTGTATCGAGTGTTAAAAAATATCTGTGCGCCATTGGCTGGGTTACCGGTAAATGAACTATTGGATATTCTTCCGTCTTTAATCTCATCATCCCCTGAAATATCAGAGATTCCATATGATGGTTCGGATTTGAATTCTGCGGTTCCGGGAGAAAGCAGTCAGGCATTTTCCAGTAAATCAGCAGGGAGTAAATCCGCGCTGGCGAAATACTGTCAGGATCTGACTGCACAGGCTCGCGAAGGTGGCATCGATCCAGTCACCGGTCGAGAGCACGAAATTCGTACTATGACGGATATTCTGCTGCGCCGTCGGCAGAACAATCCGCTGCTAACTGGCGAGGCAGGCGTCGGGAAAACGGCTGTGGTGGAAGGATTCGCGCTGGCGATTGCCGAGGGGGAAGTGCCGCCCTCACTGCGTAACGTGCGGTTGCTGTCGCTGGATGTCGGGGCGCTGCTGGCGGGAGCGTCTATGAAAGGCGAATTTGAATCCCGCCTGAAGGCGCTGCTGGAAGAGGCTGCGTGCTCGCCGCAGCCGGTGATTCTGTTTGTCGATGAGGTTCACACCCTGGTAGGCGCCGGAGGTACATCCGGTACAGGTGACGCTGCCAACCTGCTGAAACCGGCGCTGGCGCGTGGCAGTCTTCGAACGATTGGGGCGACCACCTGGAGTGAGTATAAACGCCATATAGAGAAAGATCCGGCATTGACCCGGCGATTTCAGGTGTTGCAGGTGGCAGAGCCGGAAGAGGCTGCCGCTGTTGAGATGGTACGCGGGTTAGTCACTACGCTGGAAAAGCACCATAGCGTACTCATCCTTGATGAAGCCGTGCGTGCTGCTGTACAGCTTTCTCACCGTTATATCCCGGCTCGACAGCTACCGGACAAAGCCATCAGTTTGTTGGATACAGCCGCAGCCCGCGTGGCGCTGTCGCTGCACACTCCACCAGCGAATATCCAGTTTCTGCGTCAACGGCTCAAAGCCGCTGAAATGGAGCAGGAACTGCTATTAAAACAGGAAAAAATGGGAATCCGCGCAGAGCGAGGCGACACACTGGCGTCGCAGATTATATCGCTGAAAAGAGAACTATTTGATGCGGATGAACGCTGGCAGCAAGAACTAGAGCTGGTTAACAGATTACAGGAGCAGCGTGCTGCAGAAACCAGCGAGCGTGATGAAATCACACTGCAACAGTCAGAAGCAGCATTAAGAGTCTGGCAGGGTGAAAACCCCATCGTGTTTCCGGAAGTGAATGCGGCGGTGGTAGCGGCGATTGTCTCCGACTGGACCGGCATTCCCGCTGGGCGCATGGTAAAAGATGAAGCCAGCCAGATCCTGGAACTGCCTGCCCGCCTGGCGCAACGTGTTACCGGGCAGATGGATGCTCTGGCGCAGATTGGTGAGCGTATCCAGACCGCGCGGGCGGGGTTAGGCGATCCGCGCAAACCTGTGGGCGTCTTTTTGCTGGCCGGGCCGTCCGGTGTTGGCAAGACCGAGACCGCGCTGGCGCTGGCAGAAGCAATCTACGGCGGTGAGCAGAATCTGATTACTATCAATATGAGCGAGTTTCAGGAATCTCACACCGTCTCCACGCTGAAAGGCGCGCCGCCCGGCTATGTTGGCTATGGCGAAGGCGGTGTGTTGACGGAAGCTGTACGCCGTCATCCCTGGAGCGTGGTGTTGCTGGATGAAATTGAAAAAGCCCATCACGACGTCCACGAGTTGTTCTACCAGGTATTCGATAAAGGTGCGATGGAGGATGGCGAAGGTGTCCACATCGATTTCAAAAATACCACGCTGTTGTTGACCACTAACGCAGGTGCGGAGCTTATCAGCCAGCTCTACGAGGATCCGGCGCTGATGCCCGATTCAGCAGGGCTAAAAGAGGCGTTAATGCCGGAGTTACGCAAACACTTCCCAGCGGCTTTCCTGGGGAGGGTGACGGTTATCCCTTATTTGCCGTTGGATGAGAAGGCGCGAGGTGTTATTGCCCGTCTGCATCTTGGCAGACTGATGGATCGTATGGCGGAGCAGCATAGCGTTTCACTCATCTATGGCGACGAACTCATTACGCACATTGTGGCGCACTGCCCGATGCACGAAACAGGGGCACGCTTGCTGATTGGTTATATCGAGCAGCATATTCTGCCGCAACTGTCCCGTTACTGGTTGCAGGCGATGACAGAGAAAACAGCTATCACGCAAATCTGCATCCGTGTTGATGAGGATGAACAGATTATTTTTGAAACGGATTAA
- the tssB gene encoding type VI secretion system contractile sheath small subunit, whose amino-acid sequence MAINNSAQKFIARNRAPRVQIEYDVEIYGSEKKIELPFVMAVLADLAGKPREELPPVTDRKFLDIDIDNFNERMKAIAPRVAFAVPNTLTGEGQLMVDITLENMDDFSPAQIARKVDALNQLLEARTQLANLQTYMDGKAGAENLINKLLQDPTLLKALASAPKPVAQQESVLSGETGTAD is encoded by the coding sequence ATGGCTATCAACAACAGCGCGCAGAAGTTTATTGCCCGCAACCGCGCGCCCCGCGTGCAGATTGAGTATGACGTAGAGATTTACGGCTCCGAGAAAAAAATCGAACTGCCGTTTGTCATGGCGGTGCTGGCCGATCTGGCCGGTAAACCACGCGAAGAGCTGCCACCGGTCACCGATCGTAAATTCCTTGATATTGATATCGATAACTTCAACGAGCGGATGAAAGCCATTGCGCCGCGCGTGGCATTTGCTGTCCCCAATACGCTGACGGGCGAAGGGCAGTTAATGGTCGATATCACGTTAGAGAATATGGACGATTTTTCGCCTGCGCAGATTGCCCGTAAGGTGGATGCCCTGAACCAGTTGCTGGAAGCACGTACTCAGCTTGCCAACCTGCAAACCTATATGGATGGTAAAGCGGGAGCAGAAAATCTGATCAACAAACTATTACAAGACCCAACGTTACTGAAAGCTCTGGCCAGCGCGCCAAAACCTGTCGCTCAACAGGAAAGTGTCTTATCAGGTGAAACGGGAACAGCAGACTAA
- the tssC gene encoding type VI secretion system contractile sheath large subunit produces the protein MVNDTLLATGDLSTAQTTAYQETEFDSLLDKAFRPKTPQAAKAVEAAVQTLAQQALTNTVIVSDDAYKSIAAIIEQIDFKLTEQIKLILSHPDFQKLESSWRGMEHLVYNTETDEKLKIRFMNLSKDELRKNMKRYKGIAWDQSPMFKKLYEAEYGQLGGEPYGCIIADYYFDHTPPDVDLLGSIAKVAASAHAPFIAGASPSVLQMDSWQELANPRDLTKIVTQNLEYAPWNSLRKSEDSRYIGLTMPRFLSRLPYGAKTNPVDEFDFEEDADGADHSKYVWSNAAYAMGVNINRSFKHYGWCTLIRGVESGGAVENLPCHTFPTDDGGVDMKCPTEIAISDRREAELAKNGFIPLIHRKNSDYAAFIGAQSLQKPQEYYDPDATANANLSARLPYLFACSRFAHFLKCIVRDKIGSFKEREDMQRWLNEWIMNYVDADPVNSSQETKARRPLAAAEVVVEEVEGNPGYYDAKFFLRPHFQLEGLTGSLRLVTKLPSVKQGTA, from the coding sequence ATGGTAAACGATACTCTTCTGGCGACTGGCGACCTCTCTACTGCGCAAACCACTGCCTATCAGGAAACGGAGTTTGATTCGCTCTTGGATAAAGCCTTCCGTCCCAAGACACCTCAGGCTGCAAAGGCGGTTGAGGCGGCAGTTCAGACGCTGGCTCAACAGGCTCTGACAAATACGGTCATCGTTAGTGACGATGCTTATAAAAGTATTGCTGCGATTATTGAGCAGATCGATTTCAAATTAACGGAACAGATCAAGCTAATCCTGAGTCATCCAGATTTTCAGAAACTGGAGTCCTCCTGGCGTGGGATGGAACATTTGGTTTACAACACTGAAACCGATGAAAAATTAAAAATCCGCTTTATGAACCTTTCGAAGGATGAATTGCGGAAAAATATGAAACGTTACAAAGGGATCGCGTGGGATCAAAGCCCCATGTTCAAAAAGCTGTATGAAGCCGAATATGGGCAGTTAGGCGGAGAACCTTACGGTTGTATCATTGCGGATTATTATTTTGATCACACCCCGCCGGATGTGGATCTGCTCGGCTCCATTGCCAAAGTGGCAGCCTCCGCCCATGCGCCGTTTATTGCCGGGGCCTCTCCATCAGTGTTGCAGATGGATTCCTGGCAGGAACTGGCCAACCCGCGTGACCTGACCAAAATTGTGACCCAGAACCTCGAATATGCACCGTGGAACTCACTGCGTAAAAGCGAGGATTCTCGTTACATTGGCCTGACGATGCCGCGTTTTCTCTCCCGTTTGCCTTATGGCGCGAAAACAAACCCTGTCGATGAGTTTGATTTTGAAGAAGATGCGGATGGCGCAGATCACAGCAAATATGTCTGGAGTAATGCCGCCTATGCAATGGGGGTAAATATCAACCGTTCTTTCAAACATTACGGTTGGTGTACGTTGATCCGTGGTGTGGAATCTGGTGGGGCGGTAGAAAATCTGCCCTGTCATACCTTCCCGACCGATGACGGCGGCGTGGACATGAAATGCCCGACGGAAATCGCCATCTCTGACCGCCGTGAAGCGGAACTGGCAAAAAATGGCTTTATCCCGCTTATCCATCGCAAAAACTCTGATTACGCCGCCTTTATTGGCGCACAGTCGCTGCAAAAACCTCAGGAATATTACGACCCGGACGCCACGGCCAACGCCAATCTCTCAGCCCGGTTGCCATATCTGTTCGCTTGTTCAAGGTTTGCGCACTTCCTCAAGTGCATCGTGCGCGACAAGATCGGCTCGTTCAAAGAACGTGAAGATATGCAGCGCTGGCTCAATGAATGGATCATGAACTACGTTGATGCCGATCCGGTGAACTCCTCACAGGAAACTAAAGCTCGTCGGCCGCTGGCGGCTGCTGAAGTGGTGGTGGAAGAAGTGGAAGGTAATCCGGGTTATTACGATGCCAAATTCTTCCTGCGCCCGCATTTCCAGCTTGAAGGATTAACGGGGTCGCTGCGTCTGGTCACAAAACTGCCGTCAGTAAAACAGGGTACTGCCTGA
- a CDS encoding BPSL0067 family protein → MSYVYGLVDSLQGTEMVGMAGAGDRKECVCLVQVYAHVGHTGTWKQGRKVFGDKSIRRGTAIATFVNGKYPPREDAHKHAAFYLEQDDSYIYVMDQWTGKASNVSARKISRKGGMRSDGSYPDASNNAEAFYVIE, encoded by the coding sequence ATGTCATATGTTTATGGCCTGGTAGATTCATTGCAGGGCACTGAAATGGTGGGAATGGCGGGAGCAGGAGACAGAAAGGAATGTGTGTGCTTAGTTCAGGTATATGCACATGTAGGGCATACCGGAACGTGGAAGCAGGGGCGGAAAGTTTTCGGAGATAAATCGATCCGCAGAGGAACAGCAATCGCGACTTTTGTGAATGGGAAATATCCACCGAGGGAAGATGCTCATAAACATGCTGCTTTCTATCTCGAACAAGATGATTCGTATATTTATGTTATGGACCAGTGGACAGGTAAAGCCTCGAATGTATCGGCGCGCAAAATCTCCAGAAAAGGCGGAATGCGCAGTGATGGATCCTATCCTGATGCCAGTAATAATGCGGAAGCTTTTTATGTTATTGAGTAG
- a CDS encoding STY0301 family protein, producing METRFIFSLLLGYILFYPQYVAAWEVSCPVFINIKSSTTVLESDVPTSWQESSRYEPRLWLDGVGMSQGKPENRVDLKPETEKIKGETRQIWDTTMNSNQDSERYWVSCIYNHGQVWLSQPVPASATRCQASSLLGQREQGESPVSVICK from the coding sequence ATGGAGACGCGTTTTATTTTTTCTCTGTTATTGGGTTATATATTGTTTTATCCACAATATGTTGCAGCGTGGGAAGTCAGTTGTCCCGTGTTTATCAATATAAAATCCTCAACGACAGTACTGGAGTCGGATGTACCTACATCGTGGCAGGAATCTTCCCGCTATGAACCCCGTCTGTGGCTGGACGGCGTAGGGATGTCGCAGGGAAAACCTGAAAACCGGGTAGATCTAAAACCAGAGACAGAGAAAATAAAGGGTGAAACCAGGCAAATATGGGATACCACAATGAACAGTAATCAGGATAGTGAACGTTACTGGGTTTCCTGTATTTATAACCACGGACAGGTTTGGTTATCACAACCAGTACCTGCATCGGCGACACGGTGTCAGGCATCTTCTCTGCTGGGTCAGCGGGAACAAGGAGAGTCACCGGTATCTGTGATATGTAAATAA
- a CDS encoding Hcp family type VI secretion system effector, protein MAYDIFLKIDGIDGESMDDKHKNEIEVLSWRWNIHQESTMHAGSGLGSGKVSVTNLEFEHYIDRASPNLFKYCASGKHIPKSILVMRKAGGNPLEYLKYTFTDLIVAVVSPSGSKEGEIASRERVELSFSTVKQEYVVQNQQGGSGGTITAGYDFKANKEI, encoded by the coding sequence ATGGCTTATGACATTTTTCTGAAAATTGACGGCATTGATGGCGAGTCAATGGATGACAAACATAAAAATGAAATTGAGGTACTGAGCTGGCGCTGGAATATCCATCAGGAGTCCACCATGCACGCAGGCAGCGGTCTGGGATCCGGTAAAGTCTCCGTGACTAACCTGGAGTTTGAACATTACATCGATCGCGCCAGCCCGAATCTGTTCAAATACTGCGCATCCGGTAAGCATATTCCGAAGTCCATCCTTGTCATGCGTAAAGCAGGCGGCAATCCACTGGAATACCTCAAGTACACCTTTACTGACCTGATTGTGGCTGTGGTTTCCCCCAGTGGTAGCAAGGAGGGCGAGATAGCTTCCCGCGAGAGAGTCGAACTCTCTTTCAGCACCGTGAAGCAGGAATACGTGGTGCAGAACCAGCAAGGTGGCAGCGGCGGCACCATCACCGCAGGCTACGACTTCAAGGCCAATAAAGAAATTTAA
- the tssJ gene encoding type VI secretion system lipoprotein TssJ, with protein MNKWRNPGGWLCAVALSFVCLLSGCSIDSDDVPDLMSQRLDLVIKASDKVNPDNQKKAAPIEIRVYELKNDAAFTAADWWSLQDNDKAVLADDLLHRDSFILRPGEEKKLRRSLNKETTTLGILAGYRNLGKSVWRATYKIPDPPEKSWYSRFMPKKKVELDADIEQSAIVIKERDE; from the coding sequence GTGAATAAATGGCGTAACCCCGGCGGGTGGTTATGTGCGGTAGCTTTGTCTTTTGTCTGCCTGCTTTCCGGGTGCAGCATTGACAGCGACGACGTGCCGGACCTGATGTCACAAAGACTCGATCTGGTGATTAAGGCTTCCGATAAGGTGAATCCTGACAATCAGAAAAAAGCCGCGCCCATAGAGATACGCGTTTATGAACTGAAAAATGATGCAGCCTTCACGGCGGCGGACTGGTGGTCACTTCAGGACAATGACAAGGCTGTTCTTGCCGATGATTTACTGCACCGCGACAGCTTTATCTTGCGCCCGGGCGAGGAGAAAAAACTGCGCCGCTCTCTCAATAAGGAAACCACCACGCTGGGGATCCTCGCCGGATACCGCAATCTGGGAAAATCGGTCTGGCGAGCCACATATAAAATTCCTGATCCACCGGAAAAAAGTTGGTACAGCCGCTTTATGCCGAAGAAAAAAGTCGAACTGGATGCTGACATAGAGCAAAGCGCCATCGTGATTAAAGAACGGGATGAGTAA
- the tssK gene encoding type VI secretion system baseplate subunit TssK — MSWNNRVVWSEGQFLLPQMFQQQERYLEHVIHYRSLPLSPFFWGFSEYSIDSEALNIGKLVLKEAAGVFADGTPFNALGHTPLPPPLTILPEHLNQQICLAVPVRTPNSEETSFDNNPESLARFSVHENEIRDANSLGRGAQLLQLSHLRLRLLPEKAVTDAWIGLPLTRITALHPDGRIELDKDLIPPVVNYQASSLICTWLSWINDLIKMRADSLAERLTGSDKHGHEAAEVSDYLLLQILNRFGPLLIHLAKTPLSPEVLYRNLSELAGELSTYVRPQTRRPEEYKEYKHLTPYAGLKSVVDEVQYLLNAVLIRGAQRIPLEEGAYGILNAVVEPSELSGFSALVLTVKAQMSADALLQYFSAQTKIGPSERLPELIRSHLPGLTLQVLPVPPRQIPFQSGYIYYDIRRDGVLWEHIARYGGMAMHTAGEFPGLEMALWGVRDK, encoded by the coding sequence ATGAGTTGGAATAACCGGGTGGTCTGGAGTGAAGGACAATTTTTGCTGCCACAGATGTTTCAGCAGCAGGAACGCTATCTGGAACACGTTATTCACTACCGCAGTCTGCCGCTTTCCCCCTTTTTCTGGGGCTTCAGTGAATACAGCATTGACAGTGAGGCGCTGAACATCGGCAAACTGGTACTGAAAGAGGCTGCCGGGGTGTTTGCGGACGGTACGCCGTTTAATGCGCTGGGCCATACGCCGCTGCCGCCGCCGTTGACCATTCTGCCGGAGCATCTTAACCAGCAGATTTGCCTGGCGGTGCCGGTACGCACGCCGAACAGCGAGGAAACCAGCTTCGACAATAACCCGGAATCGCTGGCGCGCTTTTCGGTGCATGAAAATGAAATTCGCGATGCCAACTCGCTGGGGCGTGGCGCACAATTGTTGCAGCTCAGCCACCTGCGCCTGCGCCTGTTGCCGGAAAAAGCAGTGACGGATGCGTGGATCGGCCTGCCGCTGACGCGCATTACGGCTCTGCATCCCGATGGCCGGATCGAGCTTGACAAAGATTTGATCCCGCCAGTGGTGAACTACCAGGCAAGTTCACTGATATGCACCTGGCTGTCGTGGATCAACGATCTGATAAAAATGCGCGCAGATTCACTGGCGGAACGGTTGACGGGCAGTGATAAACACGGCCATGAGGCGGCGGAAGTGTCGGATTACCTGCTGTTACAAATTCTCAATCGTTTTGGCCCATTACTGATCCATCTGGCGAAAACGCCGCTGTCGCCGGAAGTGCTCTATCGTAACCTGTCCGAACTGGCCGGTGAACTCTCGACCTATGTGCGACCACAAACTCGCCGCCCGGAAGAATATAAAGAATATAAACACCTGACGCCTTATGCAGGGCTGAAATCGGTGGTGGACGAGGTACAGTACCTGCTGAATGCCGTGCTGATCCGGGGGGCGCAGCGGATTCCGCTGGAAGAGGGGGCTTATGGCATCCTCAATGCGGTGGTTGAACCTTCCGAACTATCGGGTTTCAGCGCGCTTGTGCTGACGGTGAAGGCGCAGATGTCTGCCGACGCCCTGCTGCAATATTTTTCCGCCCAGACCAAAATCGGGCCGTCCGAACGCCTGCCGGAACTGATCCGCTCGCACCTGCCGGGGCTGACTTTGCAGGTGCTGCCGGTGCCCCCGCGTCAGATTCCGTTCCAGTCCGGGTACATCTATTACGACATTCGCCGCGATGGCGTGCTTTGGGAACATATTGCCCGCTATGGAGGCATGGCCATGCACACTGCCGGAGAGTTTCCGGGGCTGGAGATGGCTCTGTGGGGAGTGCGTGATAAATGA